From Panthera uncia isolate 11264 chromosome E1, Puncia_PCG_1.0, whole genome shotgun sequence, one genomic window encodes:
- the HMOX2 gene encoding heme oxygenase 2: MSVELETSEGVDESEKKSFGASEKENHTRMADLSELLKEGTKEAHDRAENTQFVKDFLKGNIRKELFKLATTALYFTYSALEEEMERNKDHPAFAPLYFPTELHRKEALTKDMEYFFGKNWEEQVQCSQAAQKYVERIHYVGQNEPELLVAHAYTRYMGDLSGGQVLKKVAQRALKLPSTGEGTQFYKFENVDNAQQFKQFYRARMNALDLNLKTKEKIVEEANKAFEYNMQIFDELDQAGFLLAKETLEDGLPMHDGKGDVRKCPYYAAKQDGGALEGSSCPFRTALAVLTKPSLQFILAAGAALVAGFLAWYYV; the protein is encoded by the exons ATGTCAGTGGAACTGGAGACCTCAGAGGGGGTGGATGAGTCGGAGAAAAAGAGCTTTGGggcctcagaaaaagaaaaccacaccag GATGGCTGACCTCTCCGAGCTCCTGAAGGAAGGGACCAAGGAAGCACATGACCGGGCAGAAAACACCCAATTTGTCAAGGACTTCTTGAAAGGCAACATCAGGAAGGAGCTGTTTAAG CTGGCCACTACTGCACTTTACTTCACATATTCAGCCCTGGAGGAGGAGATGGAACGCAACAAGGACCACCCAGCCTTTGCCCCCTTGTACTTCCCCACGGAGCTGCACCGGAAGGAGGCACTGACCAAGGACATGGAGTATTTCTTTGGCAAGAACTGGGAGGAGCAGGTGCAGTGCTCCCAGGCTGCCCAAAAGTATGTGGAGCGGATCCACTATGTGGGGCAGAATGAGCCGGAGCTGCTGGTGGCCCATGCATACACCCGCTACATGGGGGACCTTTCAGGGGGCCAGGTGCTGAAGAAGGTGGCCCAGCGGGCCCTGAAACTCCCCAGCACGGGAGAAGGGACCCAGTTCTATAAGTTTGAGAACGTGGACAATGCTCAACAGTTCAAGCAGTTCTACCGGGCCAGGATGAATGCCTTGGACCTGAACCTAAAGACCAAAGAGAAGATCGTGGAGGAGGCCAACAAGGCCTTTGAGTACAACATGCAG ATTTTCGATGAACTGGACCAGGCTGGCTTCTTGTTGGCCAAAGAGACCCTGGAGGATGGGCTCCCCATGCACGATGGGAAAGGAGATGTGCGTAAATGCCCCTACTACGCTGCTAAACAAGATGGAG gtgccctggagGGCAGCAGCTGCCCCTTCCGAACAGCCCTGGCTGTGCTGACTAAGCCTAGCCTCCAGTTCATTCTGGCCGCTGGCGCGGCCCTTGTTGCCGGCTTCTTGGCCTGGTACTACGTGTGA
- the CDIP1 gene encoding cell death-inducing p53-target protein 1, translated as MSNEPPPPYPGGPTAPLLEEKSGAPPTPGRTSPAVMQPPPGMSMPPADIGPPPYEPPGHAMPQPGFIPPHMNADGTYMPPGFYPPPGPHPPMGYYPPGPYPPGPYPGPGGHTATVLVPSGAATTVTVLQGEIFEGAPVQTVCPHCQQAITTKISYEIGLMNFVLGFFCCFMGCDLGCCLIPCLINDFKDVTHTCPSCKAYIYTYKRLC; from the exons ATGTCCAACGAGCCACCCCCTCCTTATCCTGGAGGCCCCACGGCCCCCCTTCTGGAGGAGAAGAGTGGAGCCCCACCTACCCCAG GCCGCACCTCCCCAGCTGTGATGCAGCCCCCACCAGGCATGTCGATGCCCCCCGCAGACATCGGTCCCCCACCCTATGAGCCACCAGGTCACGCGATGCCTCAGCCCGGCTTCATCCCCCCGCACATGAATGCAGACGGCACGTACATGCCTCCAG GTTTCTACCCTCCTCCAggcccccacccacccatggGCTACTATCCGCCAGGGCCCTATCCGCCAGGGCCCTATCCTGGCCCTGGGGGCCACACTGCCACAGTCCTAGTTCCTTCAGGGGCCGCCACCACGGTGACGGTGCTGCAGGGAGAGATCTTTGAAGGTGCGCCTGTACAGACGGTATGTCCCCACTGCCAGCAGGCCATCACCACCAAGATCTCCTATGAGATTGGCCTGATGAACTTCGTGCTGGGCTTCTTCTGCTGCTTCATGGG GTGTGATCTGGGCTGCTGCTTGATCCCTTGCCTCATCAACGATTTCAAGGACGTGACGCACACGTGCCCCAGCTGCAAAGCCTACATCTACACCTACAAGCGCCTGTGCTAA